The proteins below come from a single Oryzomicrobium terrae genomic window:
- a CDS encoding energy transducer TonB produces MSPDTLRAYTIALGASAGRLRRYPALARERGWEGRVEVVVALLPGMAQPRVSLKQSSGHELLDEQALRMVRGAVDNVPLPEGLRGRTITVRLPVEFSLAAE; encoded by the coding sequence GTGTCGCCCGATACCTTGCGTGCCTACACCATCGCCCTGGGGGCGTCGGCCGGGCGTCTGCGCCGCTATCCGGCCTTGGCGCGGGAGCGGGGCTGGGAGGGGCGGGTGGAAGTGGTGGTGGCACTGCTGCCCGGCATGGCTCAGCCACGGGTCAGCCTGAAGCAGTCCAGCGGTCACGAACTGCTCGACGAGCAGGCGCTGCGCATGGTGCGGGGGGCGGTGGATAACGTGCCGCTGCCCGAGGGCTTGCGCGGCCGGACGATCACCGTGCGCTTGCCGGTGGAGTTCTCCTTGGCCGCCGAATGA
- a CDS encoding DUF599 domain-containing protein, producing the protein MLKGLITEIAWPDWLALLAFAAAWFGYAFYSEYGQRARQGLVGLGHQYRLHWARQLLTREVRIMDASLIGNLQTSVSFYANTTIYIIAGLFAVLGTLDKLITFTADLPFATHTSRDLLEFKLLLLFGVFVVAYFKFTWSLRQFNLLSILLGAAPSPSSPGDPAKREQDARRLAEVNSLAGDEFNRGIRAYYFGLTALTWVVSPWLFLFSTVVVVIVLYRRDYASRIAATLAAGLSAD; encoded by the coding sequence ATGCTCAAAGGCCTGATCACCGAAATCGCCTGGCCCGACTGGCTCGCCCTGCTCGCCTTCGCCGCCGCCTGGTTCGGCTACGCCTTTTATTCCGAATACGGCCAGCGCGCCCGCCAGGGCCTGGTCGGCCTGGGCCACCAATACCGGCTGCACTGGGCGCGCCAGTTGCTCACCCGGGAAGTGCGCATCATGGACGCCAGCCTGATCGGCAACCTGCAGACCAGCGTCTCGTTCTACGCCAACACCACCATCTACATCATCGCCGGCCTGTTCGCCGTGCTCGGCACCCTGGACAAGCTGATCACCTTCACCGCCGACCTGCCGTTTGCCACCCACACCTCACGGGACCTGCTCGAATTCAAGTTGCTGCTGCTCTTCGGCGTGTTCGTGGTGGCCTACTTCAAGTTCACCTGGTCCCTGCGCCAGTTCAACCTGCTCTCGATCCTGCTCGGCGCCGCCCCTTCCCCTTCCAGCCCCGGCGACCCGGCCAAGCGCGAACAGGACGCCCGCCGCCTGGCAGAGGTCAATTCCCTGGCCGGCGACGAATTCAACCGGGGCATCCGCGCCTACTACTTCGGCCTGACCGCCCTCACCTGGGTGGTCAGCCCCTGGCTGTTCCTGTTCTCGACGGTGGTGGTGGTGATCGTGCTCTACCGCCGCGACTATGCCTCGCGCATCGCCGCGACCCTGGCCGCGGGCCTCAGCGCGGACTGA
- a CDS encoding HNH endonuclease translates to MEPHSPSLPADFDPAALPLILALDQNGVPQRWIHWQTACFYYARNLVAWVAGDHDFTFHGGISRLTGERSRIIANSIIALRGQARGHLDFARVPPLNNRELFHRDRHICAYCGHQGSGFRLTRDHITPVSRGGRDVWMNVVTACRNCNQKKGGRTPEEARMQLLYAPYIPNRAEFLILCNRHILADQMDFLARHVPAKSRLHADPLAAPQWAA, encoded by the coding sequence ATGGAACCGCACTCTCCCTCGCTTCCTGCCGACTTCGATCCGGCCGCCCTGCCCCTGATTCTTGCCCTGGACCAGAACGGCGTGCCGCAACGCTGGATCCACTGGCAAACGGCCTGCTTCTATTACGCCCGCAACCTGGTGGCCTGGGTCGCCGGCGACCATGACTTCACCTTCCACGGCGGCATTTCCCGGTTGACCGGGGAACGCTCCCGCATTATCGCCAACAGCATCATCGCCCTGCGCGGCCAGGCCCGGGGCCACCTGGACTTTGCCCGGGTGCCGCCCCTCAACAACCGGGAACTGTTCCACCGCGACCGCCACATCTGCGCCTATTGCGGCCACCAGGGCTCGGGCTTCCGCCTCACCCGCGACCATATCACCCCGGTCTCCCGGGGCGGGCGCGATGTGTGGATGAACGTGGTCACCGCCTGCCGCAACTGCAACCAGAAGAAGGGCGGGCGGACCCCGGAAGAAGCCCGCATGCAGCTGCTCTACGCCCCCTACATACCCAACCGGGCCGAATTCCTGATCCTCTGCAACCGCCACATCCTGGCCGATCAGATGGATTTTCTCGCCCGCCACGTCCCGGCCAAGAGCCGCCTGCACGCCGATCCCCTGGCCGCGCCCCAGTGGGCGGCCTGA